From one Streptomyces sp. NBC_01478 genomic stretch:
- a CDS encoding FAD-dependent monooxygenase, with protein MKVVVVGGGVAGLVTALSLHAAGMTPLVCESARELHAVGVGINLLPHAVRELTELGLGDALEAIALPPERLVYCDRRGRRIWEEPLGLAAGYRWPQFSVHRGKLQMLLLDAVRTRIGPDAVRTGMAFERFEHQEPGVAAQFVDRRTGASVVLDADVLVGADGIDSRLRDRLHPDEGPPRGNGVQMWRGLSRYPHLLGGRAIVVAGGRPGDKFVAYPVADPAVEGGPTLMNWVLEVIRRPERGEELDRSHRPVPMDEALAGLAGWELPWVDLPELIRGSTGIHEYPMVDRDPLPRWSFGRVTLVGDAAHPMYPMGMNGGSQSIVDARVLAWALSRHDDPVRALEEYEHLRREPLNQLVLANRESGPEKIIALAEEIGGPVSAEQASAVSQGYKELAGCTTAVLNSRESWSVSPVGS; from the coding sequence GTGAAGGTTGTCGTGGTGGGCGGCGGCGTCGCCGGTCTTGTCACCGCTCTGAGTCTGCACGCCGCGGGGATGACTCCGCTCGTCTGCGAGTCCGCCCGGGAACTGCACGCGGTGGGCGTCGGCATCAACCTGCTTCCCCACGCCGTACGCGAACTCACCGAACTCGGGCTCGGCGATGCCCTGGAGGCCATCGCGCTGCCGCCGGAGCGGCTGGTCTACTGCGATCGTCGGGGACGCCGGATCTGGGAGGAACCGCTCGGTCTGGCGGCCGGCTACCGGTGGCCCCAATTCTCCGTCCACCGGGGCAAGTTGCAGATGCTGCTGTTGGACGCGGTCCGTACCCGCATCGGCCCCGACGCGGTCCGCACCGGCATGGCCTTCGAACGATTCGAGCACCAAGAGCCGGGCGTGGCGGCGCAGTTCGTCGACCGCCGCACCGGCGCCTCCGTCGTGCTCGACGCCGATGTCCTCGTCGGCGCCGACGGCATCGACTCCCGGCTGCGGGACCGACTCCACCCCGACGAGGGGCCGCCGCGGGGCAACGGCGTCCAGATGTGGCGGGGCCTGAGCCGGTACCCGCACCTCCTCGGCGGGCGGGCCATCGTGGTGGCCGGCGGTCGCCCCGGGGACAAGTTCGTCGCCTACCCCGTCGCCGACCCGGCGGTCGAGGGCGGCCCCACGCTGATGAACTGGGTGCTGGAGGTGATCCGTCGACCGGAGCGCGGCGAGGAACTCGACCGCTCCCACCGCCCGGTCCCGATGGACGAGGCGCTGGCCGGGCTGGCCGGCTGGGAGCTGCCCTGGGTCGATCTGCCCGAACTGATCCGCGGCTCCACCGGCATCCACGAGTACCCGATGGTGGACCGGGACCCGCTGCCGCGCTGGAGTTTCGGCCGGGTGACGCTGGTCGGCGACGCCGCCCATCCCATGTACCCCATGGGCATGAACGGCGGCTCCCAGTCGATCGTCGACGCACGTGTCCTGGCCTGGGCGCTGTCCCGGCACGACGATCCCGTACGGGCCCTGGAGGAGTACGAGCACCTGCGCCGCGAACCCCTGAACCAACTCGTGCTGGCCAACCGCGAGTCGGGCCCGGAGAAGATCATCGCCCTGGCCGAGGAGATCGGCGGCCCGGTGTCCGCGGAGCAGGCGTCGGCTGTCTCCCAGGGGTACAAGGAGCTTGCCGGGTGCACGACCGCCGTACTCAACTCCCGGGAATCCTGGTCGGTTTCGCCGGTCGGCTCCTGA
- a CDS encoding acyl-CoA dehydrogenase family protein, with product MTHPYDRDRLPQGAAEARLVHVARFVAPVVAAHVEQTEQQRTLAEPSVKALREAGLFTLGTPRRYGGHGAGVRTAVDVCAELAAGCASSSWLVGIAYGAALFASQLPDEVRGAVWTSDPDVLLCGAANPSGSVTAVPGGLELGGRWPWISGIDHAAWVLLGIVREDRGRPERGLALVPAAELTVADTWHMAGMRGTGSRTALAERLFVPDERFVSFAEIAEGIGVRRHPGEARVVFPLSINLPLVGTGVGIARGALELVVRDLAGGKRSVSPLHSHTADAAPHQLNVAQAATLIDTARLHVRRAADEIDEAAREGRRPDLETRARLRMDGSHAMRCARDAVSLLLDTAGASSLSDDSPLQRAWRDIGTASRHAALSVETSRELYGRVLLGRPLPHTDVV from the coding sequence ATGACTCACCCGTACGACCGGGATCGCTTACCGCAGGGTGCCGCCGAGGCCCGACTCGTCCATGTGGCACGGTTCGTGGCGCCGGTCGTCGCGGCCCACGTCGAACAGACCGAGCAGCAGCGCACGTTGGCCGAGCCGAGCGTGAAGGCGCTGCGCGAGGCCGGACTGTTCACCCTGGGCACCCCGCGCCGTTACGGCGGCCACGGCGCCGGCGTGCGCACCGCCGTCGACGTGTGTGCCGAGCTGGCCGCGGGATGCGCGTCGAGTTCCTGGCTCGTCGGTATCGCCTACGGGGCCGCGCTGTTCGCCTCGCAACTGCCCGACGAGGTGCGCGGCGCGGTCTGGACGTCGGATCCCGATGTCCTGCTCTGCGGGGCCGCCAATCCTTCCGGTTCCGTCACGGCGGTGCCCGGCGGTCTCGAACTCGGCGGGCGGTGGCCGTGGATATCCGGCATCGACCACGCGGCCTGGGTGCTGTTGGGCATCGTTCGGGAGGACCGCGGCCGGCCGGAGCGCGGGCTGGCCCTCGTCCCCGCGGCCGAACTGACGGTGGCGGACACCTGGCACATGGCCGGCATGCGCGGCACCGGAAGCCGTACGGCCCTGGCGGAGCGCCTCTTCGTCCCGGACGAGCGGTTCGTGTCGTTCGCCGAGATCGCCGAGGGGATCGGCGTCCGGCGTCATCCGGGCGAGGCCCGGGTCGTCTTCCCACTGTCCATCAACCTCCCGCTGGTCGGCACGGGTGTCGGCATCGCCCGCGGCGCCCTGGAACTGGTCGTCCGGGACCTCGCGGGCGGCAAGCGGTCCGTCTCCCCCCTGCACTCCCACACGGCGGATGCGGCTCCTCACCAACTGAACGTCGCCCAGGCCGCCACGTTGATCGACACGGCCCGACTGCACGTACGGCGCGCGGCCGACGAGATCGACGAGGCCGCGCGCGAGGGACGGCGCCCCGACCTGGAGACCCGGGCGCGACTGCGGATGGACGGCAGCCACGCGATGCGCTGCGCCCGCGACGCCGTCAGCCTCCTGCTCGACACGGCCGGCGCGAGCAGCCTCTCCGACGACTCACCGCTGCAACGCGCCTGGCGCGACATCGGGACGGCCTCCCGCCACGCGGCACTGAGCGTCGAGACCAGCCGCGAGCTCTACGGCCGTGTCCTGCTCGGCCGGCCGCTCCCCCACACCGACGTCGTCTGA
- a CDS encoding SDR family oxidoreductase, with product MGAPRPSTGPVRPTADRKVALVTGAARGIGAAIAGELHRRGLRVALLDQDRNGARALAKTLDPQGDSAMAVHADVGDPEETRRAVRAVSSAWRSPDVLVNNAARTAPGSVWDVELDEWDALMATNLRSVLVLTRLCAPAMRERGWGRVVNLASLAGQQGGLVAGPHYAAAKAGVLVLTKVFAQELAPHGVTVNAVAPAAVQTPVMDELPAEALRRAAERIPVGRFGRPEEVAALVGHLTGDDTGYITGATLDVNGGLFMR from the coding sequence GTGGGTGCACCCCGACCGTCAACGGGCCCGGTCCGACCGACGGCGGACCGCAAGGTCGCTCTCGTCACCGGCGCCGCCCGTGGCATCGGCGCCGCGATCGCCGGGGAACTGCACCGGCGCGGTCTGCGGGTGGCACTGCTGGACCAGGACCGCAACGGAGCGCGGGCCCTGGCCAAAACCCTTGATCCTCAAGGGGATTCGGCCATGGCGGTGCACGCCGACGTCGGCGACCCCGAGGAGACACGGCGCGCGGTGCGGGCGGTGTCCTCGGCGTGGCGCAGCCCCGACGTCCTGGTCAACAACGCGGCGCGCACGGCACCCGGCTCGGTGTGGGACGTCGAGCTCGACGAGTGGGACGCCCTCATGGCCACCAACCTGCGCAGCGTCCTCGTCCTCACCCGGCTCTGCGCCCCGGCTATGCGGGAGCGCGGCTGGGGGCGTGTCGTCAACCTCGCCTCGCTGGCGGGGCAGCAGGGCGGACTGGTCGCCGGCCCGCACTACGCCGCGGCGAAAGCGGGGGTGCTGGTGCTGACCAAGGTCTTCGCACAGGAACTCGCTCCGCACGGCGTCACCGTCAACGCCGTCGCTCCCGCGGCCGTACAGACGCCCGTGATGGACGAGCTGCCCGCCGAGGCGCTGCGGCGGGCCGCCGAGCGCATTCCCGTGGGCAGGTTCGGGCGGCCCGAGGAGGTGGCCGCGCTCGTGGGACACCTGACGGGGGACGACACCGGATACATCACCGGTGCCACGCTGGACGTCAACGGCGGTCTGTTCATGCGGTGA
- a CDS encoding ATP-binding protein, with amino-acid sequence MRMDGDGSPRTDPAETLIGRDHDLGLVRGFVDEAMVSGGALLLSGDAGVGKTVLLDAAAGQAHGAGARVVRAAGVEFESSISFAGLHQVLQPLLAGLDRLTDPYRTALSVALGLDQGAPSDQLLVSNATLTLLVQAAAERPLLVIVDDLPWLDRASAVVLGFVARRLGGSRVGFLGAYRSGEGSFFERGGVPLHHVQPLDTPAAAALIQARSPALAPRVRERLLTEAQGNPLALLELPVALSGPQRSGAAVPELLPLSHRLQAVFASRVETLPAATRLLLLYAVLDGTGDLRVLASAAARGPGMEDLAHAERAGLVDATGGRLAFRHPLTRSAVVALSTSEQRREVHRALAEYRSDRPERRAWHLAHATVEPSEDVASLLEAVARDTVRRGDAGGAIAALLRAAELSPRGYERSRRIAEAAYLGADLTGDLRDVPRLLEEARLADGGRAGPLVAAVAAAHHILLSGEGDLDTAHRLLVGAIDMQHQPYDATDPTMIDALYTLAWLCQSSQRTELWKPLHRALRLLKPEVPDQLALTIGTMADPARTAPPALGRLDEAIAALDREADPVRVIRLAMTSLYVDRLPACRTALRRVLRDGRDNSSLTVEIQGLVYLGRDHFASGEWDELEAQAAQGRDLGEAHSYQLLSTEFLYQRALVAAARGDETVTRALTDEMTLWATPRGVGSYLSCASHARALAALGQGRFEDAYRHACAISRAGELASHVPPALFVVMDLVEAAVRTGRTTEATAHAAAAQEAGIAAISPRLALLVKASAALAAVDHEAIGLFEEALAVPGTDRWPFELARVRLAYGERLRRVKSTTEARTQLADAIDTFERLGARPWTARAGNELRATGLSVGAAGVTGPASLTPQQREIALLAAAGLTNKQIAERLFLSPRTVAAHLRQLFPKLGVASRAALRDALAELPPD; translated from the coding sequence ATGCGTATGGACGGGGACGGGTCTCCGCGGACGGATCCGGCGGAGACGCTCATCGGCCGTGATCACGACCTCGGGCTGGTCCGGGGGTTCGTCGACGAGGCCATGGTCTCCGGCGGGGCGCTGCTGCTGTCCGGGGACGCCGGTGTCGGCAAGACCGTGCTGCTGGACGCCGCGGCCGGACAGGCCCACGGCGCGGGTGCGCGGGTCGTGCGTGCCGCCGGTGTGGAGTTCGAGAGCAGCATCAGCTTCGCGGGGCTCCACCAGGTCCTTCAGCCGCTGCTGGCCGGGCTCGACCGCCTGACCGACCCGTACCGCACCGCCCTGAGCGTCGCGCTGGGCCTGGACCAGGGCGCGCCCTCCGATCAACTCCTGGTGTCGAACGCGACGCTGACCCTGCTCGTCCAGGCCGCCGCCGAGCGCCCGTTGCTGGTGATCGTCGACGATCTCCCGTGGCTGGACCGGGCCAGCGCCGTGGTGCTGGGTTTCGTCGCCCGCCGTCTGGGCGGCAGCAGGGTCGGCTTTCTCGGCGCCTACCGGTCGGGCGAGGGCAGCTTCTTCGAACGCGGCGGAGTCCCCCTGCACCACGTACAGCCGCTCGACACGCCGGCCGCGGCCGCGTTGATCCAGGCGCGCTCCCCCGCCCTGGCCCCGCGCGTGCGGGAGCGGCTGCTGACGGAGGCGCAGGGCAATCCGCTGGCCCTGCTGGAGCTGCCCGTCGCGCTCAGCGGCCCACAGCGCTCCGGCGCCGCCGTACCCGAACTGCTGCCGTTGAGCCACCGCCTCCAGGCCGTGTTCGCGTCCCGCGTCGAGACGCTGCCCGCCGCGACCCGGCTGCTTCTCCTGTACGCGGTCCTGGACGGCACCGGCGATCTGCGCGTCCTCGCGTCGGCCGCCGCCCGGGGGCCCGGCATGGAAGACCTGGCGCACGCGGAGCGGGCCGGGCTCGTGGACGCGACCGGCGGCCGGCTGGCGTTCCGCCACCCCCTGACCCGCTCCGCCGTCGTGGCGCTCTCCACCAGCGAACAGCGCCGCGAGGTCCATCGCGCGCTGGCGGAGTACCGGTCCGACCGCCCCGAGCGACGCGCCTGGCATCTCGCCCATGCCACGGTCGAGCCCAGCGAGGACGTCGCGAGCCTCCTGGAGGCGGTGGCGCGCGACACCGTACGGCGTGGTGACGCGGGCGGCGCCATCGCCGCGCTGCTGCGCGCCGCCGAGCTGAGCCCACGCGGCTACGAGCGCAGTCGCCGGATCGCCGAGGCGGCCTATCTCGGCGCGGATCTCACCGGCGATCTGCGCGACGTGCCCCGACTGCTCGAAGAGGCCCGCCTCGCCGACGGCGGACGGGCGGGACCGCTGGTCGCGGCCGTCGCGGCGGCCCACCACATCCTCCTCAGCGGCGAGGGCGACCTCGACACCGCCCACCGGCTGCTCGTCGGCGCGATCGACATGCAGCATCAGCCGTACGACGCCACCGATCCCACCATGATCGACGCGCTGTACACCCTCGCCTGGCTGTGCCAGAGCAGTCAGCGCACCGAGCTGTGGAAGCCGCTGCACCGGGCGCTCCGCCTGCTGAAACCGGAGGTCCCGGACCAACTCGCCCTGACCATCGGCACGATGGCCGACCCGGCCCGCACGGCACCGCCCGCGCTCGGGAGGCTCGACGAGGCCATCGCGGCTCTCGACCGGGAGGCCGACCCGGTCCGGGTCATCCGGCTCGCCATGACCTCCCTCTACGTCGACCGGTTGCCGGCCTGCCGGACGGCGCTGCGGCGCGTGCTGCGCGACGGGCGGGACAACAGCTCGCTCACCGTGGAGATCCAGGGGCTGGTGTATCTGGGCAGGGACCATTTCGCGTCGGGTGAGTGGGACGAGCTGGAGGCGCAGGCCGCACAGGGCCGGGATCTGGGCGAGGCCCACAGCTACCAGTTGCTGTCGACGGAGTTCCTGTACCAGCGTGCGCTGGTCGCCGCCGCCCGCGGCGACGAGACCGTCACCCGCGCCCTGACGGACGAGATGACCCTGTGGGCGACCCCGCGCGGGGTCGGCTCCTACCTGTCGTGCGCCTCGCACGCGCGGGCGCTCGCCGCGCTCGGCCAGGGACGCTTCGAGGACGCCTACCGGCACGCGTGCGCCATCAGCCGCGCGGGGGAACTCGCCTCGCACGTCCCCCCGGCGCTGTTCGTCGTCATGGATCTCGTCGAGGCGGCCGTCAGAACGGGCCGGACCACGGAGGCGACGGCTCACGCGGCGGCGGCCCAGGAGGCCGGCATCGCCGCGATCTCGCCACGGCTCGCCCTGCTCGTGAAGGCGTCGGCGGCCCTCGCGGCCGTGGACCACGAGGCGATCGGCCTGTTCGAGGAGGCCCTCGCGGTCCCCGGCACCGACCGCTGGCCCTTCGAACTGGCCCGGGTCCGCCTCGCCTACGGCGAACGCCTCCGCCGGGTGAAGTCCACGACGGAGGCACGCACCCAACTCGCCGACGCCATCGACACGTTCGAGCGTCTCGGCGCCCGCCCCTGGACCGCCCGGGCGGGCAACGAGCTGCGGGCGACCGGCCTGTCCGTCGGCGCCGCCGGGGTCACCGGCCCGGCGTCACTGACACCCCAGCAACGGGAGATCGCCCTCCTCGCGGCGGCCGGCCTCACCAACAAGCAGATCGCGGAACGCCTCTTCCTCTCCCCGCGCACCGTCGCCGCCCACCTGCGCCAGCTCTTCCCCAAACTGGGCGTGGCCTCCCGCGCCGCACTGCGCGACGCGCTGGCGGAGCTGCCACCGGACTAG
- a CDS encoding FAD-binding protein gives MPRTPTRRTALRGLAVASAAVVGFDPFTRSWAVTDSGGPLSGVPRLDGTLHTDEASLTADADDFGHIVHRRPAAVLRPGSVRDVVAMVRFCNLHGLRVAPRGQGHGTNGQAQAEGGLIIETEPLASIGPVRTGSSRVTVGAGAKWSDVAKATLAHGLTPPVFTDYLELSVGGTLSVGGLGGQSHRHGAQVDNVLELEVVTGAGELLRCSPTRHHDLFHAVLAGLGQCAVIVGATLRLVPAPETVRHYLLPYDDLRTFLDDQRLLATEGRFAYVEGQVSADTAGAFNQFAIEAVAYGPPVGDTPDDTVLLRGLRHNPAGAQITDLGYYAFLDRLAPSVAALKEAGLWAYAHPWLNLVLPGRSTADVAGTLLDALTPADLGPGVVLLYPLLREHLHTPLLRMPDDPVPYLFAVLRAAPPEDTATVQRLLSANRSAYEAVRAVGGTQYPVGSVPFEHADWKRQFGPVWHRFAEARKTYDPKGILVPGQGIF, from the coding sequence ATGCCCCGCACTCCGACCCGACGCACCGCTCTGCGCGGCCTGGCCGTCGCCTCGGCCGCGGTCGTCGGCTTCGACCCCTTCACCCGGAGCTGGGCGGTGACCGACTCCGGCGGACCGCTGAGCGGCGTCCCCCGGCTCGACGGAACGCTCCACACGGACGAGGCCTCGCTGACCGCCGACGCGGACGACTTCGGGCACATCGTGCACCGGCGTCCGGCCGCGGTGCTGCGGCCCGGCTCCGTGCGGGACGTCGTCGCGATGGTGCGGTTCTGCAATCTGCACGGGCTCCGCGTGGCCCCGCGCGGACAGGGCCACGGGACGAACGGACAGGCGCAGGCCGAGGGCGGCCTGATCATCGAGACCGAGCCGCTCGCCTCCATCGGCCCGGTGCGGACGGGCAGTTCACGCGTCACGGTCGGCGCGGGCGCGAAGTGGAGCGACGTCGCCAAGGCCACCCTCGCGCACGGTCTGACACCGCCCGTCTTCACCGACTACCTCGAACTCTCCGTCGGCGGCACCCTGTCCGTCGGCGGCCTGGGCGGCCAGAGCCACCGGCACGGCGCCCAGGTCGACAACGTCCTCGAACTCGAAGTCGTCACCGGAGCGGGGGAGTTGCTCCGCTGCTCCCCGACCCGACACCACGACCTCTTCCACGCCGTGCTCGCCGGCCTCGGCCAGTGCGCGGTGATCGTCGGCGCCACCCTGCGACTCGTCCCGGCCCCGGAGACCGTACGGCACTACCTCCTGCCGTACGACGACCTGCGGACCTTCCTCGACGACCAGCGGCTCCTCGCCACCGAGGGGCGGTTCGCCTACGTCGAGGGCCAGGTGAGCGCGGACACCGCCGGTGCCTTCAACCAGTTCGCCATCGAGGCCGTCGCCTACGGACCGCCGGTGGGGGACACCCCGGACGACACCGTGCTCCTGCGCGGTCTGCGCCACAACCCCGCCGGCGCCCAGATCACCGACCTCGGCTACTACGCCTTCCTCGACCGGCTCGCCCCCTCCGTCGCCGCCCTGAAGGAAGCGGGCCTGTGGGCCTACGCCCACCCCTGGCTCAACCTGGTGCTGCCGGGCCGTAGCACCGCGGACGTGGCCGGCACCCTGCTGGACGCGCTCACCCCGGCCGACCTGGGACCCGGAGTCGTCCTCCTGTACCCCCTGCTGCGCGAGCACCTGCACACCCCGCTGCTGCGCATGCCCGACGACCCGGTTCCCTACCTGTTCGCGGTCCTCCGCGCCGCGCCGCCCGAGGACACCGCGACCGTGCAACGCCTGCTGAGCGCCAACCGGTCCGCGTACGAGGCGGTCCGTGCGGTCGGAGGCACCCAGTACCCGGTCGGCTCGGTCCCCTTCGAACACGCCGACTGGAAGCGGCAGTTCGGGCCGGTCTGGCACCGGTTCGCCGAGGCCAGGAAGACGTACGACCCGAAGGGGATCCTGGTGCCGGGGCAGGGCATCTTCTGA
- a CDS encoding PfkB family carbohydrate kinase, with translation MERGRPAGLFVGLCTLDVVQLVDHAPGPNEKLTARDQVIAAGGPAANAAVAFSHLGGTATLLTAIGRHPLGVGVAADLNALGVTVSDLAAGSTRPPAVSSVLVTASTGERAVASTNATAHRLAPPDDLDALVAACDLVEFDGHHMELAVAAARLARAAGRKTLFDGGSWKPGTEELLPLLDVAVCSADFHPPGTRTPADTLRFLREHGVLRSAVSRGAEPILWAGPDAEGVVEVPAVEVADTLGAGDVLHGALAHHLALQDRLTSTGFAEALRTAAAVASRASASFGTRAWLREG, from the coding sequence GTGGAAAGAGGACGCCCCGCAGGACTGTTCGTCGGGCTGTGCACCCTGGACGTCGTCCAGCTCGTGGACCACGCACCGGGCCCGAACGAGAAGCTCACCGCCCGGGACCAGGTGATCGCCGCGGGCGGCCCGGCGGCGAACGCGGCCGTGGCCTTCAGTCATCTCGGCGGTACGGCCACGTTGCTGACGGCGATCGGCCGCCACCCCTTGGGAGTGGGGGTCGCCGCCGACCTGAACGCGCTGGGCGTGACCGTGTCCGACCTGGCCGCCGGCTCGACGCGACCGCCCGCCGTCTCCTCCGTCCTCGTGACCGCGTCGACCGGGGAACGCGCCGTCGCCTCGACCAACGCGACGGCACACCGGCTCGCCCCGCCCGACGACCTCGACGCGCTGGTGGCGGCCTGCGACCTCGTCGAGTTCGACGGCCACCACATGGAACTCGCCGTCGCCGCGGCCCGTCTCGCGCGTGCCGCCGGCCGTAAGACCCTGTTCGACGGCGGCAGTTGGAAGCCCGGCACGGAGGAGCTGCTGCCGCTGCTCGACGTCGCCGTGTGCTCGGCCGACTTCCACCCGCCCGGCACCCGCACACCGGCGGACACGCTGCGCTTCCTGCGCGAACACGGGGTCCTCCGGTCGGCGGTCAGCAGGGGAGCGGAGCCCATCCTGTGGGCGGGCCCCGACGCCGAGGGCGTGGTCGAGGTGCCCGCGGTCGAGGTCGCGGACACGCTGGGCGCGGGCGACGTTCTGCACGGGGCCCTCGCCCATCACCTAGCACTCCAGGACCGCCTGACCTCGACGGGCTTCGCCGAGGCACTGCGGACGGCGGCCGCCGTGGCCTCGCGGGCATCGGCCTCGTTCGGCACGCGCGCGTGGCTGCGGGAGGGGTGA
- a CDS encoding MarR family winged helix-turn-helix transcriptional regulator has product MKVDSPHDTARLASELRLAVGRLTRRLRQAHAVGDVSLSGVSVLARLARDGAESPTSLAEAERVRPQAMASTLALLEQRGLVRRSPDPADGRRSILEITDEGRAVLDERRSASVHRLGAVLDEFTAQERATLASALPLLDRLAERL; this is encoded by the coding sequence ATGAAGGTGGACAGTCCGCACGACACCGCCCGGCTCGCGTCCGAACTGCGGCTCGCGGTCGGCCGGTTGACCCGGCGCCTGCGCCAGGCGCACGCCGTGGGCGATGTGTCGCTCTCCGGAGTCTCGGTCCTGGCCCGGCTCGCCCGTGACGGCGCCGAGTCGCCGACGTCCCTCGCCGAGGCGGAGCGGGTCCGCCCGCAGGCCATGGCGAGCACGCTCGCGCTGCTCGAACAGCGCGGGCTGGTCCGCCGTAGCCCCGATCCGGCCGACGGGCGGCGCAGCATCCTGGAGATCACCGACGAGGGACGTGCCGTGCTGGACGAGCGGCGCTCCGCGTCGGTGCACCGACTGGGCGCAGTCCTCGACGAGTTCACCGCGCAGGAGCGCGCGACCCTGGCGTCGGCCCTGCCTCTCCTCGACCGACTGGCCGAGCGACTGTGA
- a CDS encoding MFS transporter, with the protein MDASIVIISLPAIFRGIGLDPLAPGNIGYLLWMILGYLLVSAVLVVVLGRLGDMFGRVKIYNIGFLIFACASVALSLDPFRAGAGAMWLILWRVVQAFGGSMLTANSAAILTDAFPARQRGMALGINQITALAGQFLGLLAGGLLAVVDWRAVFWVSVPISITGTIWSYLSLRETSAGRPGRIDWLGNLTFAGGAGILLAGITYGIQPYGGSATGWGNPWVLSGLIGGVVLLLVFCYVESHIAEPMFNLALFKVRAFAAGNLAALLTAIARGGLQFMLISWLQGIWLPLHGYDYEDTPLWAGIFMLPLTVGFLIAGPVSGYLSDRFGARMFSTVGLVVVALSFLGLLALPIDFDYGMFAALLLLNGLGQGMFSAPNTSSIMGSVPSEYRGVASGMRSTFQNSGTALSIGVFFSLMVSGLASSLPATLSKGLQAHGVPAGAAEQAASLPPVSTLFATFLGNNPIQHLLASNGTLDQVTAAQRAVLTGHTFFPRLVSGPFHHGLTIVFGVAAGMALVSAVASALRGGHRTEPDPEPSPADRPPTPAGTPEISQTGPNGPS; encoded by the coding sequence ATGGACGCCTCGATCGTGATCATCTCGCTGCCGGCGATCTTCCGCGGTATCGGCCTCGATCCGCTCGCGCCGGGCAACATCGGCTATCTGCTCTGGATGATCCTGGGCTATCTGCTGGTCTCGGCGGTACTGGTCGTCGTGCTCGGGCGGCTCGGTGACATGTTCGGCCGGGTGAAGATCTACAACATCGGCTTCCTGATCTTCGCGTGTGCGTCCGTCGCGCTGTCCCTCGACCCGTTCCGCGCGGGAGCGGGGGCGATGTGGCTGATCCTGTGGCGCGTCGTGCAGGCCTTCGGCGGTTCCATGCTCACCGCCAACTCGGCCGCCATCCTCACCGACGCCTTCCCCGCCCGGCAGCGCGGAATGGCGCTCGGCATCAACCAGATCACCGCGCTCGCCGGCCAGTTCCTCGGCCTGCTCGCGGGTGGTCTGCTGGCCGTCGTCGACTGGCGCGCGGTGTTCTGGGTGAGCGTGCCGATCAGCATCACCGGCACGATCTGGTCGTACCTGAGCCTGCGCGAGACCTCGGCGGGCCGCCCCGGCCGCATCGACTGGCTGGGCAACCTCACCTTCGCGGGGGGCGCCGGAATCCTCCTCGCGGGCATCACCTACGGCATCCAGCCCTACGGCGGCAGCGCCACCGGCTGGGGGAACCCGTGGGTGCTCAGCGGTCTGATCGGCGGCGTCGTCCTGCTGCTGGTCTTCTGCTACGTCGAGTCGCACATCGCCGAACCGATGTTCAACCTGGCCCTGTTCAAGGTGCGTGCCTTCGCCGCGGGCAACCTGGCCGCCCTGTTGACCGCGATCGCGCGCGGCGGGCTCCAGTTCATGCTGATCAGCTGGCTCCAGGGCATCTGGCTGCCGTTGCACGGCTACGACTACGAGGACACCCCGCTGTGGGCGGGCATCTTCATGCTTCCGCTGACGGTCGGCTTCCTCATCGCCGGGCCCGTGTCCGGCTACCTTTCGGACCGGTTCGGCGCGCGGATGTTCTCGACGGTCGGGCTGGTCGTCGTGGCGCTCTCCTTCCTCGGTCTGCTGGCGCTGCCCATCGACTTCGACTACGGGATGTTCGCGGCGCTGCTGCTGCTCAACGGTCTCGGCCAGGGCATGTTCTCCGCGCCCAACACCTCGTCCATCATGGGCAGCGTGCCGAGCGAGTACCGGGGTGTCGCCTCGGGCATGCGCTCCACCTTCCAGAACTCGGGCACCGCCCTGTCCATCGGGGTGTTCTTCTCCCTGATGGTGTCCGGGCTCGCGTCCTCGCTGCCCGCGACGCTGAGCAAGGGGCTCCAGGCCCACGGGGTGCCGGCCGGCGCCGCCGAGCAGGCCGCGTCGCTGCCTCCGGTGAGCACGCTGTTCGCCACCTTTCTCGGCAACAACCCCATCCAGCACCTGCTCGCGTCCAACGGCACCCTCGACCAGGTGACCGCCGCCCAGCGCGCCGTCCTGACCGGTCACACCTTCTTCCCCCGGCTTGTCTCCGGCCCGTTCCACCACGGTCTGACCATCGTCTTCGGCGTCGCCGCGGGCATGGCCCTGGTCTCCGCGGTCGCCTCGGCGCTGCGCGGCGGCCACCGGACCGAACCCGACCCGGAACCGTCGCCGGCGGACCGGCCCCCCACGCCCGCGGGGACGCCCGAGATCTCCCAGACGGGGCCCAACGGGCCGTCGTAG